A single Caretta caretta isolate rCarCar2 chromosome 2, rCarCar1.hap1, whole genome shotgun sequence DNA region contains:
- the LOC125630946 gene encoding uncharacterized protein LOC125630946 produces the protein MQSSSAQVTMMESQNRKRAPAWTEREVRDLIAVWGEESVLSELRSSFRNAKTFVKISQGMKDRGHNRDPKQCRVKLKELRQAYQKTREANSRSGSEPQTCRFYDELHAILGGSATTTPAVLFDSFNGDGGNTEAGFGDEEDDDDEEVVDSSQQASGETGFPDSQELFLTLDLEPVPPEPTQGCLLDPAGGEGTSAACVSMITGSSPSQRLVKLRKKKNALAMKCSPSSCCPPTLTEHRRMRGGK, from the exons atgcagagctcatcagcacaggtgaccatgatggagtcccagaatcgcaaaagagctccagcatggaccgaacgggaggtacgggatctgatcgctgtttggggagaggaatccgtgctatcagaactccgttccagttttcgaaatgccaaaacctttgtgaaaatctcccagggcatgaaggacagaggccataacagggacccgaagcagtgccgcgtgaaactgaaggagctgaggcaagcctaccagaaaaccagagaggcgaacagccgctctgggtcagagccccaaacatgccgcttctatgatgagctgcatgccattttagggggttcagccaccactacccccgccgtgttgtttgactccttcaatggagatggaggcaatacggaagcaggttttggggacgaagaagatgatgatgatgaggaggttgtagatagctcacagcaagcaagcggagaaaccggttttcccgacagccaggaattgtttctcaccctagacctggagccagtaccccccgaacccacccaaggctgcctcctggacccagcaggcggagaagggacctctg ctgcatgtgtttcaatgatcacaggatcttctccttcccagaggctagtgaagcttagaaagaaaaaaaacgcactcgcgatgaaatgttctccgagctcatgctgtcctcccacactgacagagcacagacgaatgcgtggaggcaaataa